Within Butyrivibrio fibrisolvens, the genomic segment TGGTAGTATATAGATCATTGCCATGCTTTTTAATCGTTTTATTAACTTCATGAGCATGATAGATGGAGTTTTTCATTCTGCCCGGGGTCCACATGTATGAGCGAAGCGAGTTTGGACCCCAGAATGAAAAGCGCCAGCTATCGTGCCATGAAGTTTAAAACGATTAACAGCATGGCAATGATCTATATACTACCAGTCACTGCAAATCCTTTGGTGATACCGTGCCGTCCAAGCGGGAAGTTTGAGTGAATAATTAAAATTTTGGGAGGACGGCACATGGCTGGACAGATCACGCACATGGAGATTGCGTACAAACTTATAGACAGATTGGGGATTGATGAGGGTAAGGAAGAGTTCATTCTTGGTTCAGTAGCCCCGGATTCGGTCCATTTTGACGATGACTATCTTAGTAAGAAGGTCCATTCGCACCTTTTCGAAAACTGCGGGCCCTGGGGAGATACGCAGAACTACGACAACTGGATCTTAAATATCAAGGCTTTTTGGTATAGATATGTAGTAACTGAAGAAGACCAAAATCTAAAGGCGTTCTACACCGGGATAGTCGTTCACTGTCTCACGGATTATTGGAACGACCTGTCAATATGGCGTACTCTGCAAAAAAAGATGATGCCGCCTCTAAGCTTAGAGGAATTCAAGGAAGGATATTCCCCTGAATATATGAGGATAGACAGATGGCTGTATCAGAACATTGATGATGCAGATGAGATCATGGAGCTTCTTGAAAACTCACATGAAATAGATTGCAAAGACTATGTGAAAGCTACTTGCATAGCAAAGATGAAAAGGCATCTCATAGATGTGCAGTACAACCTCCCTGATCCTATTGATGTATCCGGTCATAAATTTTACACAGCAGATTTGATGCGACAGTTTGTAAGCGAAGTCCCGGATAAGGTGTATCAGCAGATAAAAGAATTTGGTAATACACCTGTAAAACAGATGCAGCTTTTAAACGATGACTTTGTAGGACGCATAGAGAAGCTCCGCCACGCCTGCAGAGGAATACTTGTGCAAGACGGAAAAATCCTTCTGTGTCACGAGCCAGGGAGCGGATTGTACATAATCCCCGGCGGTGGAGTAGAAGGGCATGAGAACTACGCTGATTGCTGCGAACGCGAGATGCTGGAAGAGACAGGTTGCAAGACAAGGGCTGTAAAAGAATATCTTGATATTGAAGAGCTCTTTGATGTCTGGAGGCACATAAACCACTATTATATATGCGAACTTGTGGAAGATACAAAAGTTCAGCATCTTACAGAAGCTGAGAAGCTTGCAGGATACACCAATGCCTGGGTGCCAATTGGGGAAGCGCTTGATATATTTGGAAAATATGAAGATTACCACTATAAAGATATAGCAGTGTACGGCCTATACAAGCGCGAATACGCAGCACTTAAGGAATATAAAAGTGCTATTACTTTTTAGAAACTCAAAATTCCCACTTGTACGATGCAATACCTTTGGTGATACTACACTGTACAAGTGAGAATTTAGAATTAGAAGAAAATAAATATATTACTGATGTTTTTTGCGGTAGGGTAAAACGACTTGATTAATTTACCACATTGCAGTAGATGGGTATTGTAACTATAATTGGTAATAAGCTTGAAGTACAGAATAAAGGAGATGAACAGTCATCATGGCGCTTTCAAAAAAGAGAATAGTAGTAAAAGTTGGAACATCCACCATCACCAACGATAAAGGCGATATTAACATAAGACAACTGGATCACCTGTGCAGAGCACTCTCTGCAGTAGAGAACATGGGATATGATCTTGTCCTTGTAAGCTCAGGAGCTATAGCAGTAGGTGCCGGCAAAATGCGCCTTGCACAAAAACCCAAGGATCTGGGTCTAAAACAGGCAGCGGCAGCAGTCGGACAGCTGGAACTCATGCATCTGTATGACAAACTCTTTGGAGAGTACGGAAGACTTGTAGGCCAGATACTTCTTAGTAATGAAGACGTACAAAATCCCGAAAGAAGAGAGAATCTTACTAATACACTAAACGCGCTTTTGGAAAATCACATAATCCCCATCATTAATGAAAATGACTCCATAAGCCATGCCGAGATCGAGTCTGATAAGAAACTCTTCTCTGATAATGATATGCTCTCTGCTGTAGTTGCAGTATTCTGCGAAGCTGCAAAGCTCATAATCCTTTCAGACATAGACGGCCTCTACGACTCCAACCCAAAGACCAACCCCAACGCTAAGCTCATCAGCAGAGTAGAGAACATAGACGATGAACTCCGCAACAAAGCCGGCGACTCAGGTTCCAACAGAGGCACAGGCGGCATGATCACCAAAATGGATGCAGCCCAGCTGGCTACCAGCCGAGGTATCGACGTCCTGGTAATCAACGGCCAAAGACCAGAACAAATATACGACATCCTCGACAAGAAGGTTGTTGGAACACTCTTCGTTGGAAAAAAGAACTAAGTCAAGTAGCGTATTAGTCGCATTAATGGAAATACTGAGTAGAGAAGAAGCTTGTTGCTATATTTTGATAGAAGAACTATATAAAGCAACAAGCTTCTTTTTATATTGGATAAAAGTATAATTGAAACAATTCTCCTTCAGGCGGTGTGGTATCTTCAAAGGATTTGCGAGGGAAGATATGGCTCTGGGCAGGCAGAATAATAATCATTGCCGCGCTTTTTAATTGTTTTATAAAAATTCAGGAGCATGATAGATGGAGATTTATATTCATCTCAGGGTCCGCATGTCTGAGCGAAGCGAGTTTCGGACCCTTGAATATAAATATCCAGATATCATGCCCTGAATTTATAAAACAATTAAAGCGCGGCAATGATTATTATTCTGCCTGCCCAGAGCCATATCCCCATCGCAAATCCTTTGAAGATACCACACCGCCGGGCGCAGCCTACCGCGTCGCCAGATCCGTATCGCAAGCATACAAAAAAGCCGGAAAGCTGAACAATAGTTCCACTTTCCGGCTACTTGTTTTGTTTTTTGGTTGGCAGTACCATGAACGATCACATTGTAGGACGCTCTGTGTACTTGTCATAGATCTCTGCAAGGTATGTCTTGACCATCTCGATATTGGCCATCTTGCGAAGATTCTCATTGCCCATTCCTACAGCGATCTCATCTGCAAGAAGAAGCATATTATAAATGCTAAGCTTGAATTCATCTCTAGTCATCTTGTCGATTTCAAGACTGATAAGAGGAGCACCAAGCTTCATAGTGATATTATCATCAGAGATACCGGTCTCCATAACCTTAGTCTCAGGACTGAAGTTAACATAGATGATAAGAGCTTCTTTTTCGTGCTTTTTAAGAGTGATAGGTGTCTGATGGCTCATCTCAAGCCACTCATAATAATCAGCAACATCGGGATTCAGAAGATATTCTGTGAGCTCCTCTCTGTGCTTCTCAACATACTGAAGATAGCTGCTGGCATTAGGTCCTGTATAGTTGAAATCTACCTTGAGACCATTGTCTGTCTGAACCAGTCTGCACTTTTCAGCTACTTCCTTGATCTTGAATGAAGAAGTATCATTACCTACCTGTTTGAAGGACCCTGAGTCCATAACCTGTTTAAATTCCATTAGTATTACTCCTGCTTTCTAAATGCTTCAACCATAATAGTGCGTCAAATACGTCGCCGCATAAAGTATAGCATAAACGATTCTAAAATGGTATACTTAAAAGAAAACTAAGCAGGAGTGGTCATTACTTATCCTGCGTTTATCCCAAAATTTTTTTAAGGGGTCAGGGAGAATATGTCAGCTTCAAATTCCAGTGTTAGAAAGACTAAATCAAGGGAAGGCAGTAGTAAGCAGAGGACTTCATCAAGAAGTAAGTCCCAAGGAACCAAGAGTTTAAAAGGTGGCAGTAACAGATCTACTTCCAAAAGAGTTTCCCGAGATAACTACATAGATGCCAGGATGTATGACGAGCAGGATGATCTTGGATATGCATTAAAAAGTGAGATAACGGCAATTGTCCTTATAGCTGCGGCAATTGCTCTTTTCCTGTGCAACTTTGGGCTTCTGGGTGCTTTTGGCGGTTTTTTGAGTGAGATAATGTTCGGACTTTTTGGCCTTCTTGCTTTTGTTATGCCACTTATAGTAGGTGGAATGGTAGTGTTCTATATATCCAACCATGGGAGCATTCCGGCAGTTCGCAAGATTCTGTCCTGTATAGGTCTTACTTTTATCATGGGCATAGTTTTTGAACTGGTTTCGGGCAGGACATCTGCCTTGGAATTCGTTATCTCGGATATATATCAAAGTGCTGCTATAGGACACAACGGCGGCGGAGTGTTGTTCGGCTCTATCGCTTATCTTCTCGATCACACTTTTTCACTTATAGGAACTGTGCTGATCCTTATAGTTGCAGCATCTATCTGCCTTGTGGTTCTTACAGAGAAGTCCCTTATAAGGGGCGTAAGGAAGGGAACTCATATGCTCAAAGAAAGGGCTTATGAGGATGCGGCTGCCTATTCTGAGCAGGTCCGCGTAAGAAGGATGCGTTTAGAAGAAAGAAGAGAAGCTCAGAGAAGGGAAAAAGAGCTCCTCCTTCAGCAAAAAGAGGATGAGAAGATTCTCAGGATGGATCACTATGTATCAGGAGTAGATACCAATACTGACCTGAGGGCGAGCGGTGATTTTGAAGATTCAGGTACAATGTCTGATGATGATGGCTATCTTGATGAGCCTGAATACGATCAGGAAGAAGAGATCATGGAAGAGCCAAAACCTGAACCAAGGATCCATACTTCCTTCTATGTTCCGGACAATTCGGAAGTACATGATGATATACATGAGATTACATTCAATACCTCTTATGAAGAACAGGCAGATGCCGGGTATAGAGTCAGCGCCAGTGATAATAGATCAGAGGATACTCAGACTTATAAAGCAGGCTTTAATGAGAATGTTAAGGCTGACAGCACGCTGGATGCAGGTGATGTCGGTATAGAGAGTAGCGGAAGTGATGCACCTTCGTCCCAGACCAGAAATGAGATCTATGCAGGTACTGACCTTAAGTTTGAGCAGATGCAGACTGTGGTTGAACCTGATGGACAGCACAGATTTACCGGCAAGCTCAAGGCGCACCTTCCGGAAGATGATAGTTCTGAATCTTCTCAGGATGATATATTGATCCATGCAGGCGGCAGGGATTATGGTAACGGAATATCAGAAGAAGGTTATGGAATCCATGCCCAGGATCATGTATCTGCATCCAGATCTACTCAGAAGATTGATTCTATGGCAAAAGAACCTTCATATATGCCGGGAGAGATAAGCTATTCTAATGGAGCGGCTCCTTCAGCAGCATCCGGAAGCCGAAATGAGATGGCAAGACCTGCTTTTGAAGGAACAGGATCAGACACAAGTCTTGGCAGTAAGACAGCACAGACTGCCACAGCAAGTGCAGCTAAGCCGCCAAAGAAGTACAAGTTCCCGCCTACCAGCCTTCTTAAACCCGGAATGGGCAATAAGAATGCAGATTCTGCCAAGGTATTAAAACAGACAGCAGCCAAGCTTGAAAAGACACTTAAGACCTTCGGAGTTAACGTTACTATCACAGATATAAGCCAGGGACCTACTGTTACAAGATATGAGCTTCAGCCTGAAGTTGGAGTCAAGGTATCCAAGATCGTCAATCTGCAGGATGATATCAAGCTCAACCTTGCAGCAACTGATATAAGGATAGAAGCCCCTATCCCCGGCAAGGCAGCTGTAGGTATCGAAGTTCCTAATAAGGAAAATGTCACAGTGTCTCTAAGAGAGCTTCTTGAATCAAGAGAGTTCAAGGAATCCAAGGCAGATCTTTCCTTTGCAGTCGGCAAGGATATAGGTGGCAAGACGATAGTTACTGATATAGCCAAGATGCCTCATGTGCTTATAGCCGGCGCGACGGGATCAGGTAAGTCTGTATGTATCAATACGATGATACTGTCTATAATCTATAAGGCTAAGCCTGAAGATGTAAGACTTATCATGATCGATCCTAAGGTCGTAGAGCTGTCTGTGTACAATGGTATTCCTCATCTTCTCATACCTGTTGTCACAGATCCCAAGAAAGCTGCTGCGGCTCTTAACTGGGCTGTTGCAGAGATGACCAGAAGATATAAGTATTTTGCAGAGGCAGAGGTTAGAGATCTTAAAGGCTACAACGAATATGTAGAAGCTCATATGGCAGAGAATGAAAGCCTTAAGAAGCTTCCTAAGATCGTCATCATAGTAGATGAGCTTGCAGACCTTATGATGGTATCTGCCAATGAAGTAGAAGAAGCAATCTGTCGTCTGGCTCAGCTTGCAAGAGCCTGCGGAATACACCTTGTTATCGCAACTCAGCGTCCTTCTGTTGATGTCATCACCGGACTTATCAAGGCCAACATGCCCAGCAGGATCGCATTTGCTGTTTCCAGTGGTACAGACAGCCGTACTATCCTTGATATGGTCGGTGCAGAGAAGCTGCTTGGTAAGGGTGATATGCTCTTTTATCCGCAGAGTGTCAGCAAACCGGTAAGACTTCAGGGCGCATTTGTTTCTGATTCTGAGATCAGCCAGGTTACAGATTACATCAAAGCTGATTCGCAGGATGATACTTATGATACAGAGATACAGGAAGCTGTTCAGAAGATGGAAGGACAGTCCGGTTCATCATCTGCGGACGGCTCTGCATCAGGCGGTCCTGACAGAGATGAGTATTTTGCAGATGCCGGTAGGTTTATCATTGATAAGGAAAAAGCTTCTATTGGTAATCTCCAAAGAGTGTTTAAAATAGGCTTTAACCGTGCTGCACGTATTATGGATCAGCTCTGCGAAGCTGGCGTAGTCGGTGAGGAAGAGGGTACTAAGCCAAGGAAGGTACTTATGTCCAAGGATGAATTCGAGTCTCTTCTAAACGGATCAAAATAAGCGGGAATATATAGTCATAAACAGGGCCTGATGTTTAGAAAAATCTGGTAATGAAAAGAAATTGATGGTCAGAGATTTTTATCATGAAAAGTTCCTGATGGTCAGAGTTTTTTTACCATAATAATACTAGACTTAATGGTTAGAGAAAACTGATCGCAAAAAAATAAATGATCAGGAAATGAAATATGTGATTGATTACCTGAAGGATATGACATATATTTATAGACAGCCGGGACTTAAAATTTAAGTCAAAAGCTATATGAAGGAGGAGATTTATGAAAACAGACATCGAGATCGCACAGGAGGCGGTTAAACTGCCAATCAAGGAAATTGCAGCAAAAGTAGGAATGACAGAAGATGATATTGAACCTTATGGCAAATATAAGGCCAAGATCACTGAGGAATTTCTTCAGAGTCTTAAGAACAAGCCTGCCGGCAAGCTGGTACTTGTTACTGCTATCAATCCTACACCTGCCGGAGAGGGTAAGACCACAACCAGCATAGGACTTGCTGACGCTCTTAACAGGATCGGAGTAAAGACAGTTGCAGCTCTTCGTGAGCCATCACTTGGACCGTGTTTCGGAATCAAAGGCGGAGCAGCAGGCGGCGGATATGCACAGTGCGTTCCCATGGAAGATATCAATCTTCACTTCACAGGAGATTTTCATGCAATTACATCTGCTAACAATCTCCTTGCTGCCCTTCTTGATAATCATATTCAGCAGGGCAATGAACTTGGAATAGACACAAGACAGATCGTATGGAAGAGATGTCTTGATCTTAACGACAGAACCCTTCGTAATGTTGTTGTAGGTCTTGGTGCTAAGGCTGACGGTTTTGTAAGAGAAGACCATTTTGCTATCACAGTTGCTACTGAAGTCATGGCAGCATTCTGTCTTGCTAATGATATAAGTGATCTTAAAGATAGACTTGGTCGTATCATTGTGGCTTATACATATGATGGAAAGCCGGTTACAGCTAGGGATCTTAACGCAGTTGGTTCTATGGCTGCACTTTTAAAGGATGCCATAAAGCCTAACCTTGTACAGACACTTGAGCATACACCTGTTATCATCCATGGTGGTCCTTTTGCCAATATCGCTCACGGATGTAACTCAGTACGTGCTACCAATGCGGCTCTTCGCCTTGCAGATGTTGCAATTACAGAAGCAGGCTTTGGTGCAGATCTTGGAGCTGAGAAGTTCCTTGATATCAAGTGCCGTCAGGCAGGCCTTAAGCCTGATGCAGTTGTACTCGTTGCAACTATCAGAGCTTTGAAATATAATGGCGGAGTAGCTAAGGATCAGCTTGCTACGGAGAATCTTGAAGCGCTTAAAAAAGGTATCGTGAACCTTGAGAAGCACATAGAGAACCTGCAGCAGTTCGGCGTTCCTGTTGTTGTAACTCTTAACTCTTTCACATCTGATACAGAAGCTGAGATAGCTTATGTAAGAGATTTTTGCCATGAACGTGACTGCGACTTTGCTCTTTCTGAAGTTTGGGCAAAAGGTGGTGAAGGCGGCGAAGAGCTGGCCCGTATGGTCATGAATACTCTTAATAATAAAAAGAGCAGTTATGAGCCTATCTATCCGCTTGATATGTCGCTTACAGATAAGATAGATACCATTGCTACCAAGATCTACGGAGCAGATGGCGTAACATATACACCTGCAGCTGCAAGGCAGCTACAGAAGATCACAGAGCTTGGTTTTGGCAATCTCCCTGTTTGTATGGCCAAGACTCAGTATTCACTTTCTGATGATCAGAAAGCTCTTGGAAGACCTAAGGATTTCAAGATCACTGTAAGAGAAGCTTATGTATCAGCCGGAGCAGGCTTTGTAGTAGCTATGACCGGTTCCATTATGACAATGCCTGGTCTTCCTAAGCGACCGGCAGCCTTCGATATAGATGTCGATGATAATGGCAAGATCACAGGTCTTTTCTGATTTTTTGCAATGAGGTTAGTTATGAAGTGTCCTAAATGCGGAGCTTTTATACCGGATGATGCGGTATATTGTCCATCATGTGGTGAAGAAATTAAAATTGTACCGGAGTTTGATCCGCTTGTAGAGAACAGAATAGATGAATCATTGTCTGTTCTGGCCAGCAGTCTTGATGACGGCGATGATACGTCTGATGACGAATATGATGATTATGACGAGGAAGATGATTTTGATTCCAATGAAGAAGGTCATATATTCGGCAGCTATAAAGTGACGATATGTATATTATGTATCGTTCTGATAGCACTTCTTGGAAGTATAGTTTATTATCTTATCAACGACAGATCATCTGATGTTAAAACAGATAATCCGTCAGTTAAGAGTACTGTGTCAGCAAGCGATTCTTCCCTGGAAGGTTCATCACAGGAAGCTGCGCTTACTGGGGAAGGTCCCGAAGCTCCGACATTTTCAGTGGCTTCCGGAACTTATGATGAGGAAATTGAAGTTTATATCGAAGCCGGAGAAGGCTCTATATACTATACTATCAACGGGGTTACACCTACACTTGCGGATTCTATCTTCAATGGTGTAGATCCTATAGTATTTGATAAAAATGGTATATACACCCTCAAGGCTGTCCTTGTAGATAGTGACGGAGTCAAGTCTGAAGTTGCAACAGTTACATATGAGATCGCTATGCCAATACCTGATGCACCGACTATAATAGAGGATAGTGGCAATTATAACGTTGATACCCAGATAGCGGTAGTTACTTCAGAAGTAACTAATGTATATTACACAACAGATGGAAGCGATCCGACTGCATCATCAACTTTATATACAGGACCTGTAAGCATGCCTTACGGAGAATCAGTATATAAATTTGTTGCCATCGACAATGAGACAGGAGCTGCAAGTGAGATAGTAGAGCGTACATATTCACTTCATTATACGGTCAATGTCTCAGAAGAATCTGCAGCATCACTACTGATCACTTCGCTTGTTCAAAAAGGCTACCTTCTTGACGGAAGCGGAGCGGTTGCTGGAATGGACGGATATAATACATATTCTGTTACTTCCACAGAAGTTATATCCAGTGGCGACTATTATGTTTTTACAGAGTATCATATGTCTACAGATGGCAGCGCCACAGCTACAGGACTTTTATACGCGGTAAATGTGCACGACGGAGCTGTATACCGTCTTGGCACGGACGGAGCAGGAAATTATTTCCTTAAACAGCTTAGCTAAGGCCCGGAAGTCCGCTATTTATGGACAGATCCGGCCTAAGACCTATTTTAAACAAA encodes:
- a CDS encoding chitobiase/beta-hexosaminidase C-terminal domain-containing protein, producing the protein MKCPKCGAFIPDDAVYCPSCGEEIKIVPEFDPLVENRIDESLSVLASSLDDGDDTSDDEYDDYDEEDDFDSNEEGHIFGSYKVTICILCIVLIALLGSIVYYLINDRSSDVKTDNPSVKSTVSASDSSLEGSSQEAALTGEGPEAPTFSVASGTYDEEIEVYIEAGEGSIYYTINGVTPTLADSIFNGVDPIVFDKNGIYTLKAVLVDSDGVKSEVATVTYEIAMPIPDAPTIIEDSGNYNVDTQIAVVTSEVTNVYYTTDGSDPTASSTLYTGPVSMPYGESVYKFVAIDNETGAASEIVERTYSLHYTVNVSEESAASLLITSLVQKGYLLDGSGAVAGMDGYNTYSVTSTEVISSGDYYVFTEYHMSTDGSATATGLLYAVNVHDGAVYRLGTDGAGNYFLKQLS
- the proB gene encoding glutamate 5-kinase — encoded protein: MALSKKRIVVKVGTSTITNDKGDINIRQLDHLCRALSAVENMGYDLVLVSSGAIAVGAGKMRLAQKPKDLGLKQAAAAVGQLELMHLYDKLFGEYGRLVGQILLSNEDVQNPERRENLTNTLNALLENHIIPIINENDSISHAEIESDKKLFSDNDMLSAVVAVFCEAAKLIILSDIDGLYDSNPKTNPNAKLISRVENIDDELRNKAGDSGSNRGTGGMITKMDAAQLATSRGIDVLVINGQRPEQIYDILDKKVVGTLFVGKKN
- a CDS encoding FtsK/SpoIIIE family DNA translocase → MSASNSSVRKTKSREGSSKQRTSSRSKSQGTKSLKGGSNRSTSKRVSRDNYIDARMYDEQDDLGYALKSEITAIVLIAAAIALFLCNFGLLGAFGGFLSEIMFGLFGLLAFVMPLIVGGMVVFYISNHGSIPAVRKILSCIGLTFIMGIVFELVSGRTSALEFVISDIYQSAAIGHNGGGVLFGSIAYLLDHTFSLIGTVLILIVAASICLVVLTEKSLIRGVRKGTHMLKERAYEDAAAYSEQVRVRRMRLEERREAQRREKELLLQQKEDEKILRMDHYVSGVDTNTDLRASGDFEDSGTMSDDDGYLDEPEYDQEEEIMEEPKPEPRIHTSFYVPDNSEVHDDIHEITFNTSYEEQADAGYRVSASDNRSEDTQTYKAGFNENVKADSTLDAGDVGIESSGSDAPSSQTRNEIYAGTDLKFEQMQTVVEPDGQHRFTGKLKAHLPEDDSSESSQDDILIHAGGRDYGNGISEEGYGIHAQDHVSASRSTQKIDSMAKEPSYMPGEISYSNGAAPSAASGSRNEMARPAFEGTGSDTSLGSKTAQTATASAAKPPKKYKFPPTSLLKPGMGNKNADSAKVLKQTAAKLEKTLKTFGVNVTITDISQGPTVTRYELQPEVGVKVSKIVNLQDDIKLNLAATDIRIEAPIPGKAAVGIEVPNKENVTVSLRELLESREFKESKADLSFAVGKDIGGKTIVTDIAKMPHVLIAGATGSGKSVCINTMILSIIYKAKPEDVRLIMIDPKVVELSVYNGIPHLLIPVVTDPKKAAAALNWAVAEMTRRYKYFAEAEVRDLKGYNEYVEAHMAENESLKKLPKIVIIVDELADLMMVSANEVEEAICRLAQLARACGIHLVIATQRPSVDVITGLIKANMPSRIAFAVSSGTDSRTILDMVGAEKLLGKGDMLFYPQSVSKPVRLQGAFVSDSEISQVTDYIKADSQDDTYDTEIQEAVQKMEGQSGSSSADGSASGGPDRDEYFADAGRFIIDKEKASIGNLQRVFKIGFNRAARIMDQLCEAGVVGEEEGTKPRKVLMSKDEFESLLNGSK
- a CDS encoding NUDIX domain-containing protein — translated: MAGQITHMEIAYKLIDRLGIDEGKEEFILGSVAPDSVHFDDDYLSKKVHSHLFENCGPWGDTQNYDNWILNIKAFWYRYVVTEEDQNLKAFYTGIVVHCLTDYWNDLSIWRTLQKKMMPPLSLEEFKEGYSPEYMRIDRWLYQNIDDADEIMELLENSHEIDCKDYVKATCIAKMKRHLIDVQYNLPDPIDVSGHKFYTADLMRQFVSEVPDKVYQQIKEFGNTPVKQMQLLNDDFVGRIEKLRHACRGILVQDGKILLCHEPGSGLYIIPGGGVEGHENYADCCEREMLEETGCKTRAVKEYLDIEELFDVWRHINHYYICELVEDTKVQHLTEAEKLAGYTNAWVPIGEALDIFGKYEDYHYKDIAVYGLYKREYAALKEYKSAITF
- a CDS encoding formate--tetrahydrofolate ligase, coding for MKTDIEIAQEAVKLPIKEIAAKVGMTEDDIEPYGKYKAKITEEFLQSLKNKPAGKLVLVTAINPTPAGEGKTTTSIGLADALNRIGVKTVAALREPSLGPCFGIKGGAAGGGYAQCVPMEDINLHFTGDFHAITSANNLLAALLDNHIQQGNELGIDTRQIVWKRCLDLNDRTLRNVVVGLGAKADGFVREDHFAITVATEVMAAFCLANDISDLKDRLGRIIVAYTYDGKPVTARDLNAVGSMAALLKDAIKPNLVQTLEHTPVIIHGGPFANIAHGCNSVRATNAALRLADVAITEAGFGADLGAEKFLDIKCRQAGLKPDAVVLVATIRALKYNGGVAKDQLATENLEALKKGIVNLEKHIENLQQFGVPVVVTLNSFTSDTEAEIAYVRDFCHERDCDFALSEVWAKGGEGGEELARMVMNTLNNKKSSYEPIYPLDMSLTDKIDTIATKIYGADGVTYTPAAARQLQKITELGFGNLPVCMAKTQYSLSDDQKALGRPKDFKITVREAYVSAGAGFVVAMTGSIMTMPGLPKRPAAFDIDVDDNGKITGLF